From the genome of Chanos chanos chromosome 5, fChaCha1.1, whole genome shotgun sequence, one region includes:
- the fbxl15 gene encoding F-box/LRR-repeat protein 15, with protein sequence MINNDCQSAGSQAAMDIKTDERPGCSKCQLLDLPWEDVLVTHVFCYLPLRHLVSLQRVSKSFRSLIQVYLANCRVFDATQLGPHIPKEAFCNMLQDNKVLQSLAIQNCSDWITDIELLPVIGQNQHLLRVDMRGCSRLSRHSLVAVSLTCGRLQHLGLAHCEWVDSLSLRSLADHCRELRSLDLTACRQLKDEAICYLARKCRVLRSLSVAVNANITDVAVEEVAKNCRELEQLDLTGCLRVRNDAIRTVAEYCPKLQSLKVNHCHNVTESSLGLLRRRNVDIDVEPPLQRALVLLQDVVGFAPFINLQI encoded by the exons ATGATAAACAACGATTGCCAATCAGCTGGCTCTCAAGCAGCTATGGATATAAAAACAGATGAACGACCGGGGTGTTCTAA gtgcCAGCTCTTGGATTTGCCCTGGGAGGATGTTCTTGTCACTCATGTTTTCTGCTACCTCCCTCTTCGCCATCTTGTCAGTCTCCAGCGAGTCAGCAAGAGTTTCCGTTCCCTCATACAAGTGTACCTGGCCAACTGTCGCGTGTTTGACGCCACACAG TTAGGACCTCACATTCCCAAAGAGGCCTTCTGCAACATGTTACAGGACAACAAAGTCCTTCAGAGCCTGGCAATCCAGAACTGCTCAGACTGGATCACTGACATTGAACTGCTGCCCGTGATTGGCCAGAACCAGCACCTGCTGCGCGTGGACATGCGCGGTTGCTCCCGTTTGAGTCGCCACTCTCTGGTAGCTGTGTCATTAACCTGCGGGCGGCTGCAGCACCTGGGCTTGGCGCATTGTGAGTGGGTGGACAGTCTATCTCTGCGCAGCCTGGCTGATCACTGCAGGGAGCTGCGTTCGCTAGACCTCACCGCCTGCCGGCAGCTGAAAGATGAGGCCATCTGTTACCTGGCCAGGAAGTGTCGGGTGCTGCGTTCGCTCTCTGTGGCGGTCAACGCTAACATCACGGACGTGGCTGTGGAGGAAGTGGCCAAGAACTGTAGGGAGCTGGAGCAGCTGGACCTGACAGGCTGTCTCCGTGTACGCAACGACGCCAtcag GACTGTAGCAGAGTACTGTCCCAAACTGCAGTCCCTTAAGGTTAACCACTGTCACAACGTCACTGAGTCCAGCCTTGGCCTCCTGAGGAGACGCAACGTGGACATTGATGTAGAACCTCCTCTGCAAAGAGCACTTGTGCTCCTACAGGATGTGGTGGGCTTTGCCCCTTTCATCAATCTCCA
- the gpx9 gene encoding glutathione peroxidase 9 has protein sequence MENLDGQTVPLSNYRGKAVLIVNVATFUGSTIEEYHRLNALMDMFGHLNFTVLGFPCNQFGLQSPETNHETLNVLKYVRPGGGFDPKFPVFGKIEVNGLNEDPLFTYLKESLPFVNPVIGDIRKLFWSPIKVNDIRWNFEKFLITAEGMPYKRYELHCPIEQVESDIAQLLH, from the exons ATGGAGAATCTGGACGGTCAAACTGTACCCCTCAGTAATTACAGGGGCAAAGCTGTTCTTATTGTCAACGTGGCCACCTTCTGAGGGTCCACCATCGAAGAG TATCATCGGTTGAATGCACTCATGGACATGTTTGGTCACCTCAACTTCACTGTCCTTGGATTCCCATGCAATCAGTTTGGTCTCCAATCACCAG AAACAAACCACGAGACTCTCAACGTGCTGAAGTATGTCAGACCAGGAGGGGGGTTTGACCCAAAGTTCCCAGTGTTTGGTAAAATCGAAGTCAATGGGTTAAATGAAGATCCATTGTTCACATACCTAAAG GAGTCTTTACCATTTGTAAACCCTGTGATAGGAGACATTAGGAAATTGTTTTGGTCTCCAATCAAAGTCAATGACATAAGATGGAACTTTGAGAAGTTTCTCATTACTGCGGAAGGCATGCCATAcaaaag GTATGAACTGCACTGTCCAATTGAGCAAGTGGAGAGCGATATAGCCCAGCTGCTGCATTAG